GGATCGCTTTCGTCTAAATTCATTTCTACCCGCACCAAATGCGTAGAATTTCTCAGCTTTTCGGCATAGGCAAAGGCGGCGGGGTAAGCGCCAGTGTTCTCTGGCACAACAAGCCAATTAATAGCTGCTGTAGCTTGTGGTAGCTGATTAGCATGTAGCAGTTGGTGTAAGTCTTCGATGTTGAGTGCAAACCCAATTCCAGGAACTGTTTTCCCTTGTGGATGATAGAGTCCTAGTAGCTGGTCATAGCGACCACCCTGCCCTACTATCCGTGCTTGGGCTGCGGTGTCGCTTACAACTTCAAACACAATGCCTGTGTAGTAGTCAATAGTCTGGATCAGGCTGAGGTCTAGAATTAAAGGAAAATTCCCCTGCATACTTGAGCAATCATTTAGTAACTCAATCAGGGATTTAAGATGGTTGAGCGCTTCTTGCTGGGGTGGGTCTAGCTCTAATCTGGCAACTTGTTGTAAGACATCAGCTGGGTATCCGCGCAGATCTAGCATTAGCAGCGCCCTAGAGCGCAGTTCATCACTCAGGGGTAGTGTTTCAAGAGTAACGCGGTCGAGGTGGGCGATCGCACTCCGCACTTTGTCTTTCAAAGCCTCTGGAAATGGCGACAAAAGCGATTGGGCAATTCCTGCCTCTCCTAAAATCAAACGCCATTGGCTCAAACCCAAGTTGTTCAAACAGTCTGCCAGCAACAGCAGCACCTCAGCATCAGCAAGCCAACCACCACCGCCCAGCAACTCTACCCCAGCTTGATAGAACTCCTGCTGGCGATTGTGGCTACTTTCGGGGGTGCGGCGAAACACATTGGCGTTGTAGTAGAGGCGTTGGGGATAGGTTGCCCCTGCCATTCGAGTTACCGCTGTGCGTGCGATCGAAGCTGTCAACTCTGGACGTAGCCCTAGTTCCTCCTCCTCAGCATCCTTGAGTTGAAGTACCGTTGACCGCTCAATTGCGCCACCAGCCATCAGTGTATCTAATCGCTCCAGAGTTGAAGTGATAATTCGGTGATAACCCCAGCGATGAAACACCTGCTGTAATCTACCTTCGATCCAAAGTTTTTGAGCTACATCCAGGGGCAATAAATCCCTCGCCCCAGGTGGCGGTTGATAGACCATTATTTTTTCTTCCCACCAAATAAACCACCAAACAAACCACTTCGCCCAGACTGAGTTTGCTTGGACGACGCTGGCGGTTGACCACCCGCTTTTTGAATCATCTGGTCTAATACCTGTTTAGCTTTTAATGCCATTGGATCTTGAGGATTCAATTGCAACGCCTTATTAATATGTACCTTAGCCATTGTGGTCTGATTTTGTTTCAAATAAACTACTCCCATCAAGCTGTGGCAGTGACTATTATTAGGTTCTAGTTTAAGAGCATCTTGTAACTCTACCCTGGCTTGGGGTAGGTTGTTTTTCTCGATCAACGCCTGGGCGCGACGCAGATATTGCTCAACCACCGACTCTTGCGGCGGCGGTGATGGTGGCGATGGCTCTTTGATTTTCCCCGCTGAGCTAGGAACTGTAGCTTGAGGTGGTGATGGTAACTGCAACGTACTACCCCCTTTACGCAGCAAGTAAACCAAATTAAGCTCACTAATTTGAGCAATCAGTTGCGGCACTTGGTCAAAGGATTCATATTGCTTTTGTGCAAGTTGGCGGAGTGATGTTCTATAGACATGCTCGATATTGTTGCTCTCATTTAGCTGCTTGGATAGTTCGCTCTTGAGTTCAATCGCAGCTGACTCTTGTACCAAGCGCTTACTCATTTCTCTTAGGAGTACCATATATTCGGCATGACTGCGCTCCTGAGCAAATTTTTCATAGGCTGGATTAACGAGCTTGGACAACAGCTGACTAGCCCATTGTTTATCGGCTTCGCTGGCAGCACAGGTATCAGGGTGCAGACGACGAGCGATTTGGAGATAGCGTTTGCGGATGTCTTTAGCCTCTGCATCTACTGGAACGCCTAAAACTGCATGGTGATCCGTAAAATCAAATTTAAATAGTCCACTATCAATTTTGAAGAATAAAGACATATAACCTTAGCCCACCTGCCGTTAGCTTCTTTCTAGTGTACTTCGCTAATCCTAAGCAACGGGGGCTTTCCGCCTTCAGCTGGTAGACAATAGTAACTGCTAGCTATTGAACGAATGCAAGCTATGTTGTGATATTGCGATTATTTCCCCAAACTGATAATGCAGGAACTTGCAATTCATTACTTAGGCTGGCGTGAATGTAACCATTAGTAGCTAGAATTCTGCCTGACTCAATGTTTAAGGGGCTGCTGTCATAGGCTGTCACTTTTCCCCCTGCTTCTTCCAACAGAACTACCCCGGCTGCAATATCCCAAGGAGCAATTCCCCGCTCCCAATAGCCATCTAGACGCCCACAAGCAACGTGAGCTAGATCTAGGGCAGCCGAACCGCTGCGCCGCACTCCCTGCGTTAGATGGGTGAGGTGGCAAAATTCAGCATAGTTGTTGTCAGTTGTTTCGCGGCGATCGTAGGCAAAGCCGGTGACCAAAAGGCTTTTACTCAATTCGGTTGTTTGAGAAACTTGGATGGAACGACGATTACAGGTAGCTCCCAATCCTTTAGCAGCACGGAATAGCTCCTCATGAAAGGGATCAAAAATGACTCCAACTTGAGGTACACCGGCAATTAACAGCCCAATGGAGACTGCAAAAAAGGGGTATTGGTGGGCGAAATTGGTTGTTCCATCCAGCGGATCAATTGCCCAGAGGTATTCGCTCTGGATATTGCCCAGCTTGCCTGATTCTTCTGCCAAGATAGAATGGCTGGGAAAATGGCGATGCAAAACTTCCAAAACCACCTCTTCTGAGGCTTTATCGGCTGCTGTGACTAAATCTCCAGGACGTCCTTTTTCGTGGATTGCGTCTAAGTTGCCCAAGTAACCTTGTAAAACTGCACCCGCAGCAAGTGCCGCCTCGGTAGCAATTTCTAAGCAAATTTTTAGTTGTTCGGGTGAAGTAGATGGCATTCGACTTTAGACCTTAGACTCTAGACTTTAGACTTAACAGTTAACCCTCGCCCCTACTTCTGCGAAACTCAGCTGGGGTTAAACGCATTGGTTGTTCGGGGTTCCAAACTCCCAACCCCATGAGTCTAGCCCATTCTTGGGCACGCGCAAGCCGCTGGTCATATTTGTGATTGGGCGATCGCGTTACCCGAAGCACATATCCCTCTTTCACCAGCTTTTCGTTCAACAACACCCCATCTTGCCACACATAAGCGAGCCGTCGCCCAAAAGTATCTTTATCTGACAAAGAACCTATACACAACAATGTTTTCGGCTTATTTCAAAACTAACTTACATTCAACTCAATAGTTATGCGGCAATCTAATGGCTCAATCGGTATTGAATCCGTTAAGGATGTCTTAAGAATTCGTCTCCCTCGATATCTCTTTGGATGCCAAAAGTACATTTGTACCAGGCTACCTGATACAAAGGAGAACCGTAAAAAAGTGCAACTTCGAGTATGGGAAATTGAGTCCGATATAGAGGCAAAGCAGTTTGATGCATCATTGGAGAAATATCGTTTTAGAGAACGCTGTGCTGTCCTACAACAGCCATTGACCTTAGTTGAGGTCTGGTGTCGATACTGTGAGTTTAAGACACCACAATGGGCAGAAACGACGGTAATACTGCATATCAATCGAATATCAAAGCATATCGAAGCGTTACCGTTTCAAAAGCTTTCGGATGCTAACGATATTTTGATGTATCTGATAAAAACACAAAGTCAGGATACTACGTGCCGAATATTGGCAGAAATAAAGGCAAGCTGCAACTGGGCATTTAAATCAAAGCTCATCACATCCAATCCCTTTGCCGATATCAGTTTTAAACCCCCGAAGGCTAAACCAACGATTGATCCGTTTACACCCGCTGAAACTCTCGCCATTATTCAAGCCTTCGAGTCCACACATTACGGCAATTTCGTTAAATTCCTTTTTATGACAGGTTGCCGTTCGTCCGAAGCTTTTGGATTGAAATGGAAAAACGTTACACCTGATCACATTTTGTTCTCAGAGGCACGCGTCAAAAACATCCAGAAAGGCACTAAGACCGGATTATCTCGTAGGTTCCCCTGTAACGATGCCTTACGGTCTTTATTGGATGATATGCGATCGGATGTCAAACCCGATGCCTTGGTCTTTACCTCTCCCTCTGGCACATCCATCAACAGCAACAATTTTATTAACAATCATTGGAAAGGCAGACGGGGCAGACATGGCATCATACCTCAGTTAATTGCCGAAGGTAAAGTTTATCGTTATCGCCCTCAATACAACACACGTCATACCTTTATCACACATTGTATTGCTTCTGGAATTCCTGTCCCTACTGTTGCCTCTTGGGTCGGAAACTCCCCTGAAATTATCTTTAAACATTATTGCGGTATCTCCCCTCATTCCACCCCCTCTCTTTTATCATTAACAACTTAATTTTAAATGGTTATAACATATACGGGTGGCGGGTTTCAGGAAGTTAATGTTAGTATTTTATTAGGGCTAATAAGGAGATAAAAAGGTGGCGGAGAAAGTAACGATTTCGGTTATGGTTCCTGCGGCATTGGACAGTAAAATTGAGCGTTTGGCTAACACTGAAGAAAGGACAAAATCCCACTATATACGACGAGCTTTAGAACAATTTTTAGCTAAATATCCAGAACCAACCCCCGCACCTTAATTTCTATGTCCTGTTGCCGATGGATGACATTCTAAAGGATCGGCAAAAAGCAAAAAAACCCCAAAGGTAGCCGCCTTAGGGAGTCTGAAAAGCAAAAAGGTTAATTTAATGCGCTCTAACAGCGTAATCTCGATTTCTGGTCTACAATCCGCCATCTATGCTTCTATCCCTATTGTAACCCAAACCCCATCCCCTAATACAGAGGAATCTTGGGTTAAATATAGTGTTGAGGATACCTGGCTTTACACAGTTGTGTGGGATGACGAAAACACTTTTTCCGGTGAGCTATCCGACTGTTTAACCGCTCTTGCCAATGTACCCGGTGTAGAGTACTCGGAAATACTTCAGGCATGGTCTAAGGCTCATTATTACGGGGAATTTGAGAACCACAACTTTTGGATCGCACATATAAGCCACAGGGGAACTTAATTCCTATGCTGAAGCCCTGGCAGCATTAAAAAAGGGCATACAAAAAGTAAACCCACCCCTAAAAGTTTGGCAACCGAGCGGGGTGGATTCACACAGGATATTCATTTTATGTCGTTAAACAACGGTCAAAATCAGGCGCTTAACTCTCATTCTACCGTCATTTCAAGTGACATTACAACCATACTAGCAACTGAAAAACAGGTTGTCAAACTCCACTCAAAACATTATCAACACTTGTTAGATGAGGGTTGGGAACCTGATTGGATTCAAGATCAGGCGGATAAAGGGCGCATTTTTTCGGTGGATGCCGAAGAATCTAAACAGTTACGCTTTGGTTGCAAAAATAAAGAGGGGGAATGGCAGGACGCGGGGGCAGGAATGGTGTTCGCCTTTACAGACACTTTTATGCAGATCCGAGCGGATAATCCCCCAGAGAATAAGAGCGGTAAACCTGCTAAATATTTGACCACATGCGGGCAAGAAGCTGCTTGTTATAACGCGGGTGGTGATTGGGTCACGGAAGGTTATAAAGACGCCCTTATCGCCTATTACAAAGGTGGTGTGGCGGTTGATGCCCTTGCCGGGGTAAGCCATTACAAAAAGGTGTATGAGCAGGGTTGTAAAAAGAATTTCATTTTTGACTCTGATGGGCGAAAAAACCATCATGTGATCCAGGCTTTAGTGTGCGCCGGGTTCTGGACTGACGGCAAGATTTTGCTGCTCCCTTCATCCCCTAATTTTGAAAAGGTCGGCATCACCGAATACCTTAAGGAGCATACGGCTGAAGAATTCCAGCAATTACTGCTTGGGGCTCGTAGCCCTAAAGATTTCCTGTTTTGGTTGGCAAATATCTGTAACGACTACACCCCTTCTGATGTAGTCGAGGAGGTTTTACGACTTGCAGGACAATTTCTCAACGAAATTGATCAGGCTCGCTTGGTTGCCGTTGTTGTTGAGAATGTAGAAGAGATCAACAAACGAATGTGCAATTCGTTGCTTAAAGCAGGTAAAGAACGCCGTGAGGGTAAAAACGGTAAACGCCCCCCGGCTGACCTTTTGGCGGCTGAATTGGTGGAAGAATTGGGCGACAGTGTTATGTTCGATGACACTAAACATCGTTGGAATTCCTATGGCAGAAGCCGTGAGGGCGTTTGGGAACCTGAAACCGTTGATGCCATGCAATCTGTGATTACAAAGATGATCATAGATAGGAATTATGCCGGATACAACACCAATAGCTATTGAAAACGTCTTAGCTGCTGCTAAACATTTCAAATTAGTTCGCACTTGGGATGAAAAAGAAAGTAACCAGTTCTTACCTTTTAAGAATGGTGTTCTAGAACTCGCAACAGGCAAACTGCATAAACATAACCCTGATTTCTTTTTCACTTGGAGGCTTGAACGTGATTATCAACCTCAGATCACCCAGCATCCTGTCATCGATCAGTTTCTATGGGATTTAGCCGAGGGTAGCCAAGAAACTTACAACGTGCTATTAGCCTTCGCTGCAGCAGTCGTCACAGGTCGCGCTGACCTCCACCTATACCTTGAGCTTATCGGTAAGACACGCGCTGGAAAGGGCACTTACGTTCGGCTATTGGAATTGTTGATCGGTAGTGAAAACGTCTGTACATCTGACTTGAAACTTTGGTGTGAGGATAAATTTGCAACCAAACAGGCTGAACATAAGCGCTTACTCGTCTTTTCTGATGTGCAAGAAAGCCCTCACAATCCATCACGTTTTTTAAATGTGACCGGTCAAGATATGATTCCCGCTGAGGAAAAAGGTAAGCAAGCTTATAAGTATCAGTACGGGGGCATGGTTTTGATGGCTTGCAATGAGCAGGTGTACTGGGGCAAATCCAAAGATGCTATTGCTCAGCGTCGGATCACAGTCAAACTCACTAAAGGTGTCGCCCCTGAAAAACGTCGGGATTTAATGCCCGATTTTGAGCAGGAAATCGCAGCTTTTACCAACACCATTCTTGCCATTCCCCGCGACACCGTTACTAAGACCTTGAAGGCAGCTCAATCGTCACCCGCTCGACTCCACACTAATTGGCTCATGCGGATTGAAATCGACCCCCTTGCCGCTTGGGTAAACGATTGGGTTATCTCTGATCCTTCCAACGCATGGTCGGTTAATTCTGCCTATTACATTGAGCCTGGTAGCACCCGTCCCGAATTTATATCCGATCTCGCTGCTTATCCCCACTATCGCGAATATTGCAAGGTCAACGGCTACCAACGACCCATCAGCATCAAGAAATTCAGTACAGACCTTATCAAACTTTGCAACGATGTACTGGACTGGAATGTGTCAAAAGAACATAGCCGTAAAGGTGCTGTACTTAAAGGCATAGCTCCAAAACCTTTAGATAAAGGTGTTTTAACGGTAGAAGAGCTGTTAGAACGCCATATTTTGGATGATAGATTGCAGATCCCTGTGACGGATACATCACACATGATGGATTGTGATGGATTGAGTGACGGCTTACACCCTATACAGGGTAAGCTTTGTGATGGATTGACGGATAATTCTTTAAATCTATCCCAGATAAATAACATTAATATTTCACATTCTGTATCTTCTGACACCAGTGCAAATGAAAGCACGTATACTAGGGTGCTAGATGATACAAAAAGTGAAATATTAACGAAAAATGGGGGCTGTGATAGGGTGCAAATAGGCATCAATCCGTCACAACCTTACCCAGTAAACACTCCATCTATCACACATTCATCACAAAAAAGTGCATGTGATGGATTAGAAACCATCACACAGTTAAAAGAGGGGGATTTGGTCAAACATAGTGACCCATATCAGGCGTATTCAGTGAGGCTAGGGCGGGTAGTAGAGGTGCAAGTATCAGACGTAAAAGTCGATTGGCATCACACAGACCATAAGCCAGAGTTGCATGAGATGTCAGAACTAGAACGTCTGCAACTCAGCGGTAACAAACGCATCAACGAGAAGGTATACCCGAAGCTTCAATCGGCAACGAACTATTATTGGTATGACACCGATATCCGTGAACTAAAACAGCTTTAAAGGTTGTGCAAAGAGGGCAGCTTCATCAACTGCCCTCCACTTATTGCCCACTAAGTATAAATACCTACGGATTAGTTATAAAGGAGAAAACATATGAGTAAAGTATTGAGACTAGTAGACCACCACTACAATTTTGACAGGCTAGATTCTGACAGGCTTGGTTGAGGATACAAACGTTCTAGCTTGATTCGTGCTTGAGTGTTAGTGAAACGCCAGTTCACGCTTGCTTGAGCCTGATTACGAGATGCTTCCCATGCTGCGACTTCTCTAGACAGTTCTTCAGTGGACGGAATGCGACGCTCTAAACATTGACCAGATAAAACCGATAGTTCCAGTTCGACCATATTTAACCAACTGCCATGAACTGGAGTGTAGTGAAACTGTAACTTCTCGAGAATACGACGAGCTTCAACCGCGTCAAAGGTTTGATACAAAGCAGCGGGCGTATGGGTGTTCAAGTTGTCCAACACAACATGAATTAGGTGTGCAAATGGGAATAAGACATCCACCAAATACTGCATACACAAGGCAAAATCTTGTGCAGTGCGTTGGTCAGTCACTTTGATATGTCGCCACTGTGCTAACGGTTGAAAAAAGGCAAATAGATTGCACGTGCCTTCACGC
This window of the Chroococcidiopsis sp. CCMEE 29 genome carries:
- a CDS encoding inositol monophosphatase family protein; translation: MPSTSPEQLKICLEIATEAALAAGAVLQGYLGNLDAIHEKGRPGDLVTAADKASEEVVLEVLHRHFPSHSILAEESGKLGNIQSEYLWAIDPLDGTTNFAHQYPFFAVSIGLLIAGVPQVGVIFDPFHEELFRAAKGLGATCNRRSIQVSQTTELSKSLLVTGFAYDRRETTDNNYAEFCHLTHLTQGVRRSGSAALDLAHVACGRLDGYWERGIAPWDIAAGVVLLEEAGGKVTAYDSSPLNIESGRILATNGYIHASLSNELQVPALSVWGNNRNITT
- a CDS encoding DnaJ domain-containing protein; translation: MSLFFKIDSGLFKFDFTDHHAVLGVPVDAEAKDIRKRYLQIARRLHPDTCAASEADKQWASQLLSKLVNPAYEKFAQERSHAEYMVLLREMSKRLVQESAAIELKSELSKQLNESNNIEHVYRTSLRQLAQKQYESFDQVPQLIAQISELNLVYLLRKGGSTLQLPSPPQATVPSSAGKIKEPSPPSPPPQESVVEQYLRRAQALIEKNNLPQARVELQDALKLEPNNSHCHSLMGVVYLKQNQTTMAKVHINKALQLNPQDPMALKAKQVLDQMIQKAGGQPPASSKQTQSGRSGLFGGLFGGKKK
- a CDS encoding ribbon-helix-helix domain-containing protein, whose product is MAEKVTISVMVPAALDSKIERLANTEERTKSHYIRRALEQFLAKYPEPTPAP
- a CDS encoding DUF5906 domain-containing protein; this encodes MPDTTPIAIENVLAAAKHFKLVRTWDEKESNQFLPFKNGVLELATGKLHKHNPDFFFTWRLERDYQPQITQHPVIDQFLWDLAEGSQETYNVLLAFAAAVVTGRADLHLYLELIGKTRAGKGTYVRLLELLIGSENVCTSDLKLWCEDKFATKQAEHKRLLVFSDVQESPHNPSRFLNVTGQDMIPAEEKGKQAYKYQYGGMVLMACNEQVYWGKSKDAIAQRRITVKLTKGVAPEKRRDLMPDFEQEIAAFTNTILAIPRDTVTKTLKAAQSSPARLHTNWLMRIEIDPLAAWVNDWVISDPSNAWSVNSAYYIEPGSTRPEFISDLAAYPHYREYCKVNGYQRPISIKKFSTDLIKLCNDVLDWNVSKEHSRKGAVLKGIAPKPLDKGVLTVEELLERHILDDRLQIPVTDTSHMMDCDGLSDGLHPIQGKLCDGLTDNSLNLSQINNINISHSVSSDTSANESTYTRVLDDTKSEILTKNGGCDRVQIGINPSQPYPVNTPSITHSSQKSACDGLETITQLKEGDLVKHSDPYQAYSVRLGRVVEVQVSDVKVDWHHTDHKPELHEMSELERLQLSGNKRINEKVYPKLQSATNYYWYDTDIRELKQL
- a CDS encoding ATP phosphoribosyltransferase regulatory subunit; this encodes MVYQPPPGARDLLPLDVAQKLWIEGRLQQVFHRWGYHRIITSTLERLDTLMAGGAIERSTVLQLKDAEEEELGLRPELTASIARTAVTRMAGATYPQRLYYNANVFRRTPESSHNRQQEFYQAGVELLGGGGWLADAEVLLLLADCLNNLGLSQWRLILGEAGIAQSLLSPFPEALKDKVRSAIAHLDRVTLETLPLSDELRSRALLMLDLRGYPADVLQQVARLELDPPQQEALNHLKSLIELLNDCSSMQGNFPLILDLSLIQTIDYYTGIVFEVVSDTAAQARIVGQGGRYDQLLGLYHPQGKTVPGIGFALNIEDLHQLLHANQLPQATAAINWLVVPENTGAYPAAFAYAEKLRNSTHLVRVEMNLDESDPDTIRKYARRRRIQQIAWIKADGLPMIEPLAKERINYE
- a CDS encoding tyrosine-type recombinase/integrase; the encoded protein is MQLRVWEIESDIEAKQFDASLEKYRFRERCAVLQQPLTLVEVWCRYCEFKTPQWAETTVILHINRISKHIEALPFQKLSDANDILMYLIKTQSQDTTCRILAEIKASCNWAFKSKLITSNPFADISFKPPKAKPTIDPFTPAETLAIIQAFESTHYGNFVKFLFMTGCRSSEAFGLKWKNVTPDHILFSEARVKNIQKGTKTGLSRRFPCNDALRSLLDDMRSDVKPDALVFTSPSGTSINSNNFINNHWKGRRGRHGIIPQLIAEGKVYRYRPQYNTRHTFITHCIASGIPVPTVASWVGNSPEIIFKHYCGISPHSTPSLLSLTT